One window from the genome of Mauremys mutica isolate MM-2020 ecotype Southern chromosome 4, ASM2049712v1, whole genome shotgun sequence encodes:
- the LOC123367904 gene encoding sphingomyelin phosphodiesterase 2-like, protein MDADPPLQLRVFNLNCWAIRYLSKLRQERIGLIGDTLGQEGFDLALLQEVWSERDYCELKQKLTACYPYSHYFKSGVIGSGLCVFSRYPILDTFLYQYSLNGYPYMLQHGDWFCGKAVGLLIIKICGIIFHVYVTHLHAEYCRDKDAYLPHRVVQAWELAQFIQHTSKGADVVLLGGDLNMHPGDVGIRLLRGWTGLRDSFADTERFEGCEDGCTLVPANCFINKEELQPFPLGIRIDYVLYKGLSRFVVKCDSLVTTTGTAPGKSIPYSDHEAVIATLCVKPREEAKGSSGSAVEPELVDVVNEARTEVRVGLHTAERQRYSNGRMAILALLLLLLQAAMGLSSLVGWDSPQPFPKFSFSLLSLLATVVLLLSMVLYVFHTIEVKMLQGTEEQMRLALQALQDKLSSM, encoded by the exons ATGGACGCGGATCCACCACTGCAGCTCCGCGTCTTCAACCTCAATTGCTG GGCGATTCGCTACTTGAGCAAGCTGCGGCAGGAGCGCATTGGGCTGATTGGCGACACGCTTGGCCAGGAGGGGTTCGACCTGGCACTCTTACAGGAG gTGTGGAGCGAGAGGGACTATTGTGAGCTGAAACAGAAGCTGACTGCCTGCTACCCCTACTCCCACTACTTCAAAAG TGGGGTGATTGGCAGTGGGCTCTGCGTGTTCTCCAGATACCCAATCCTGGACACCTTCCTGTACCAGTACTCCCTGAACGGCTACCCCTACATG CTCCAGCACGGGGACTGGTTCTGCGGCAAGGCCGTGGGGCTCCTCATCATCAAGATCTGTGGGATTATCTTCCACGTGTATGTGACCCAC ctccatgCGGAGTACTGCCGGGACAAGGACGCTTACCTCCCCCATCGAGTGGTGCAGGCCTGGGAGCTGGCTCAGTTCATACA GCACACCTCGAAGGGAGCAGACGTGGTGCTGCTCGGTGGGGATTTGAACATGCACCCCGGGGACGTGGGGATCCGGCTGCTGCGAGGCTGGACAGGGCTGCGGGACTCCTTCGCCGACACAGAGAGGTTCGAG GGCTGTGAGGATGGCTGCACCCTGGTCCCAGCCAACTGTTTCATCAACAAGGAGGAGCTGCAGCCCTTCCCGCTGGGAATCCGCATCGACTACGTTCTCTACAAG GGACTGTCTCGCTTTGTGGTGAAGTGTGACAGCCTCGTGACCACCACGGGCACCGCCCCCGGCAAGAGCATTCCCTACTCGGACCACGAAGCCGTCATCGCTACACTGTGCGTGAAGCCACGAGAGGAGGCCAAGGGCTCGAGCGGCAGCGCAGTCG AGCCGGAGCTGGTGGACGTGGTGAACGAGGCCCGGACAGAGGTgcgggtggggctgcacactgcCGAGCGCCAGCGCTACTCCAATGGCCGCATGGCCAtcctggccctgctcctgctgctcctgcaggCGGCCatgggcctgagctccctggtgggctgggactCCCCGCAGCCCTTCCCCAAGTTCTCCTTCTCCCTGCTGAGTTTGCTGGCCACGGTGGTACTGCTGCTCTCGATGGTGCTGTACGTCTTCCACACCATCGAGGTGAAGATGCTGCAGGGGACGGAGGAGCAGATGAGGCTGGCGCTCCAGGCGCTGCAGGACAAGCTCAGCTCCATGTAG